The following coding sequences lie in one Candidatus Binataceae bacterium genomic window:
- a CDS encoding maleylacetate reductase, whose amino-acid sequence MSTRNRERRRSHDARHATSRGLARDRVVNPFTYSSRSFRVLFGRGTISSLGAELEGLGLEHTLVLSTPEQRGVAEDLARVLGSRAAGVFPHATMHTPVAVTERAMEVVRQLNIDGLVAIGGGSTTGLGKAIALRTDLPQVVVPTTYAGSEMTPILGETSAGTKKTITDPKVQPEVVIYDIDLTMTLSPRLSAMSGMNAIAHAVEALYAEERNPIISLMAVEGVGALRRALPLIAANPSDGEARSDALYGAWLCGTCLGAVGMALHHKLCHTLGGSFDLPHAETHAIVLPHSLAYNAPAVPDVIARLQPILGEEPAVGLYDLLAQIGAPRALRELGMPESAIDDAADRAMVSPYWNPRPLTREGIRSLIARAWAGEAPQK is encoded by the coding sequence ATGAGCACACGGAACCGGGAGCGGAGGCGATCGCATGACGCGCGACATGCAACATCGCGGGGTCTAGCGCGAGACCGGGTTGTGAATCCTTTCACGTACAGCTCACGGTCATTTCGCGTCCTTTTCGGGCGCGGCACGATCTCGTCCCTTGGCGCTGAACTCGAGGGCCTCGGGCTTGAACACACGCTCGTACTATCTACGCCGGAACAACGCGGCGTTGCGGAAGATTTGGCCCGCGTCCTGGGGTCGCGAGCAGCTGGTGTGTTTCCGCACGCAACGATGCATACGCCAGTCGCCGTGACAGAACGAGCGATGGAGGTTGTGCGCCAGCTCAATATCGACGGATTGGTTGCCATCGGTGGTGGGTCGACGACCGGGCTGGGTAAGGCAATCGCCTTGCGAACCGACCTTCCGCAAGTCGTCGTCCCGACAACCTATGCTGGGTCTGAGATGACGCCGATTCTCGGCGAGACCTCCGCGGGTACCAAAAAAACGATCACCGACCCGAAGGTGCAACCCGAGGTGGTCATATACGACATCGATTTGACGATGACGCTTTCACCCAGGCTCTCTGCGATGAGCGGAATGAACGCAATCGCCCATGCCGTGGAAGCACTGTATGCCGAGGAGCGCAATCCAATTATCTCTTTGATGGCTGTAGAAGGTGTCGGAGCCTTGAGACGCGCATTGCCCCTCATCGCTGCAAATCCTTCGGATGGTGAAGCGCGATCGGACGCACTGTACGGCGCATGGCTGTGCGGCACATGCCTCGGCGCAGTTGGGATGGCGCTGCACCATAAGCTTTGTCACACGCTCGGCGGCTCGTTCGACCTGCCGCATGCGGAGACACACGCAATCGTGCTGCCACACTCGCTAGCGTATAACGCGCCAGCGGTGCCCGACGTGATAGCAAGGCTGCAACCGATTCTCGGCGAAGAGCCGGCTGTGGGACTTTACGATCTGCTGGCGCAGATCGGTGCTCCACGGGCGCTGCGTGAACTAGGAATGCCGGAAAGCGCGATCGACGATGCGGCAGATCGCGCGATGGTGAGCCCTTATTGGAATCCGCGCCCGCTCACGCGAGAAGGTATACGAAGCCTGATTGCTCGTGCCTGGGCGGGAGAGGCACCGCAGAAGTGA